The following DNA comes from Erigeron canadensis isolate Cc75 chromosome 3, C_canadensis_v1, whole genome shotgun sequence.
ttctctcgcatcttccgtgaacctgcgtAAACATACGatttcattaagtaccaatagttccggaatattaactcatttaagcattgaaatgaagcctttcaatagggatttttatcacaaaatggacgctcatcaaacTATCAGAGACTCAGCAGAAATGTAAGGAGTAAGTATAGTGATGATAATAGAAGACATGAAGTCTGCCCCTTAGCCTAACCAACGTATCGTTAAGTTGAACTTGAGAATTTAAGGTCTTGGTATCAAAAGCAATGTCGATAAGCCTATAGTTGCTTTAAACTAGAAGGTtaccgcgcgatgcggcggtggtggcagtgacgggtggtggtggcgtgcggcggtggtggaggtggtggcgaTATAATGGCGACAACGGTGACAGTAACGAATCTAATGGCAGTAGCGATGGCGACGGTGTTGGCGGCTTACGttaggtggtggtggcggcgacaaGTAGGGTAAATTATTGTGTAATGTGGTTTTGATGAATTGTGGAATATTGAAagttaaaattcaacaaaatgatatttgatttataatatatttgctttacaatataatatatatatatatatatatatagatgtagataaatagttatattagGGTTTAACCGTATATTTGTGTGGGTTGAAATTACTAGAGGTATTTTAGGTACAATGAGAAAAAAGTTGAATTTGTGAGGGTAATTCAagtattttaaaatcttaattaagtaAAGAGAGAgttgagtttgttttataaggtaggaaattgtaaaaaaaatttaaagaatttaatttaaagttaaaacactaattaaaataataatttagatTTTATTATCAGTAAAGCCAAAAGTTAATGATGTAACATGTGAATTTTTTTGGTAAAGGTCACCTTTCAAAGGATAAAGTTAAGATTCGCACTAGGGGTGTTCATTATTCGGATTAACCAAATAACCCACCCAATTCATTTGACATTTGTATTATTTggattggattatttggatttggtTTGCTGTTTGAATGAAACCGAATAAGGAAATTGTTAaacggtttggttttggtttaaaaaattttaattgagGCCCAACCAAAACCTGATtaagatttaataaaaactataataacTTAATTTAAATGGTATTAATATGACTCTAGTTATTTAAATACGTTGTTCTACACATCTAATAGCATATAGTTAGTTGAATAACCTCACATGGATAAATAAAATGGTGTAAATTGAAATTCAGATTgcatgattattcaaatatattaaataaaaatttgaaaacgtTTTTTATTTGGGTAATTCAAGAACCGACCAAATAACCCGAACTTTATTTGGGTGGTTTGGATTGGGTGGTCATATATATGGATTGGGTATTGGGTGGTTTTCTCATTCTTAAAAAACCGATTACCCCAAACCAAATAACTCTATTCACCCAAAACCCGACCAAATGAACACTCCTAATTCGCACTGGTGAAAGCATGAGTATATTTTAGTGGTTAATTAATTGTAATTACATCCAACAATTAAACATCAGAATGTATATTATGGTTACACACAGTCACATTAAAGACAATAATTCTGACAAAGAATTCCTTTCAAATTAATTCCTCAATTTGAGTTAGGTTGGAAAAATctttgtttaaaaattaaaagccaAGATTTAAAAATCATCTTTGTATCTTTGTCTCTTGATTTTCATTTAAAGGTCAAGATTACCTTATGTTAAGGTAACTTGTGGGAATCCCCTCTCTTCACTATTGCACATGTTTAATATTACTTGTCGAATCACAACATTAtgtaaacatttaaaaatacgAATCATATGCCAGCATAATGCAATTTAGGTAACATAATAATTAGTGTTactacttttcaaaaaattaaataaatagttaGCGTTACTAATTACTCGTAGTAATTTCCTATTTAAGATTTGTAGGGATTCCCGTCTATAAGGGGGAGGGATTCGAAGGAaagatgaggagggagatgggGGAGATTCGGTTACCAGAGTCGCGAGCTCGGAAGGAGTCGGAGTGAGCGAGCTTGAAGCTCGCAGGAAGATGGTGGTGTGGGGTGGAGACAAGGACTAAAGGTGACATGTTTGGAAACCTTAAAGTAACTGTTACAAAGACCAAAATGGCAATTGTgctgaaagtttttttttcttatatatatatatatagggggacaatcaaataagaacagttttaaaataagaacggtgagaacaccttaaaaacatcactttgatgcattaaaagtctataaaactgacatagtgcataactaattatcattatttaagtgtttaacaacacattgattcatcaaaatcgaaaaaatcacgttttttgttggatgcatcattttgatgattatgcatccaagatggatgcacaaaacaaaaaacatgattatttcgattttgacggatgaatgtgttgttaaacacttaaataaagataattaattctgcactatgttagttttatggacttttaatgcatcaaaacgatgtttttaaggtgttctcaccgttcttattttaagagtgttctcaccggagtgttaccctatatatatatatataccgcaaatgaaagaagaagttCGGGAAACCATCAAGCCCcactcaaaatatatatatatatatacacacacatatatatacccatttaaacttccaaaaacacaacacacacttCATATTAATTCTTAAAATGccattttatttgttaaaaaaagtacattacaacatatataaaactaCTTAAACcatcataaataattaaaagtactTAACATTACAacttaacttaaaaaaataagaacataATTTAGAAAAACATTACAACATATTAAACACTCATTTCTTCATCTCATAAACTGTCTCGGCAGTTATGATCAAATGGTTCAAGGTGATGATCATACAAGCAAGTTCTTACATAGCAATTTCAATCTTGTCGATCTtaccctgcaaataagtaaaatatTGACACTCAAGATCAGTACATTATccggtttgtatataatcgATTTGTTCTCGACATCATTGCTTCTTCGCCCCCtaagttattataaaaaatacaatttgggTAACATAATAATTAGCGTTACTAATAAGAGCTATGATGTAACTCCATTTTTAAAGTATTTGTTGGATGGAACTATGCTAATGCTTTTTGAATATCAACAAGACAAATGACAATATGACatcctttattatttttttctttttgttaaacCTATGAGAATTTGACACCATTTTGCTAAGCAAATCCACCAAATAAGACTAGTACTTAGTGGTAAATAAGAAAAGTAAGTTACATACGGAGTAGAATATTTCACAACTACTATTTTAGTATTGTCAAATGCCAAGTAAACAAGTAGTAACAAACTAAGCTCTAAGCCTGCAGCCCTACATAATAATACGTAATGTATTTGGGTTTCTGTAAGCTCTGATGGGCCTAAAACATCCTAGTAGCTAGCCcaataaatgaaaaagagcTAGCATTacatcgaaattaattaatcttCTAAGCCAGCCACATCCCTTAACACCCAACCAATTCCATAAGCTGCAAAACCAGCAATTGCGCCATTGAAGAGGGTTCCGACGATCGACATTGCGTAATTTTGACCAGCAATCCTCGCCTTAGCGATTCCAAGTGTGGCCAAGGCAAGGGCAGACATAACACATGCACCGATGAATTTGTGAGTATCGTTGTGTGTGAACGGGATAAGGATGATGAATGCAAGGATTGGAGCACTCCCAAACACTAAAAATGCACCAAAGGTTACTAGGCCTTTTTTCCATGGCTTTTCACCCTCGTCTGGTGATAGGATTCCGTTTTGGACCATGTTTTCATCTATCATTATGTTGCTATACTTTGAAAAGATGTTCACAACCTTcaaaaaaaacatgataattattattatatatagttaagaggATTGTTAATTAggatattattttaaaagaatatatcaTTACTTTTTAAGACGAATAAATGACCCCTTTAACGCCGGCccgttttctatatatattcagAGTtcattctgtttttttttttttttttttttcttaaaagtttgaattttgCTGAAAGCTTCGAGTCGCGATTCGACAATCgtattttgagattttaaataGTATTTTGAGATTTTATACAAGGCATTATATTCTTTCATTACATGGATGGGATATATATTAGTCCCCTAAATAAGCTAGTAATTAATTTGCAgtagtgtttaattaattactcgtacTATATATACCGTGGTTGCATCTTGGGTGTTCATGCCAAGAGCCTGATAGCGAAGAAGTAAGTCTTGTTCTTGTCTCCTCCGGCGGTTGGTTACTTCCCATTCCGCCACAAGCCGCTCTTTTGCCGCCACATCTCGCTCAGTGTTGCTCGAAACATAGTCTCCAAACCCCATTGATATCCCATCGGCCACCAAGTTTGCAAACCCCAAAACCAACACATCAACTACATACACCAAACACATGCATTATATTTTGTCCAAACACCAATTAATTAATCGATATGATCTccatatataatgaataataatattagGAAACGTGAGACTCGTGAGCGCTTAGGTATCGATCTGCTCGATCagatactaatattttaatttttgatacaACACCGGCCATACACGTACGTACATatgcatatttatttttatgttaagTAGTGTCAAATTACTGCGTGTTTGACTGTTTGGTCAGTTTAACGGCTCGCTTTCACacaaattaattaagttttgtttttaaataatcacaacactatatatatatacaatacattaataaacatattataGGCCAATTAAGatgtatattcatatatataataaattacgTACGTACCAGAAGATAAACGGCCGGCAGAGATGGAAGAAATGAGGGAAAAGGAAGTAACAATGGCATCTAGTCCTGCATAAACTATACTTTTCACTACTTCTCCTTTCCATAATGGTTCTTTTGGCCGCCGCCTCTCTCTTCCGCCACTGATCTTCTCCGCCATCGCATCTTGAATTAGAGGGATGGTAGTACTGTCCCCGCCGTTTTCTGCCATTTCTTTTTAGtggattttcttttaaataaataaaagaagaatatgtatatatatatatatatatatgtaaaggaTAGATGGTGTGAAATTAAAAATAGAGTACGTACGTACGTGAAAACAAAACTGAAAAAGGTTGTATAGTGAGTAGTACGTATAGTAGATGATGGATGTTGTGGCAGCTTGCATGTATAGTACTAGCTTTTGCACGTGGCAAATTAGTTTGACTTATGTTAATCGGCCATAAGTACACGTAGTGATGCATTGTGATTCGCTTGTTATGTTGGCAGTGGGTCAACATACGAACCAAAGCTTGTGGTGTGCACAAGCCCCTATCGCTccttaattttcaaattaatttgATACGATCGATCGAGTATAATATTATACGAGTAGCTTGGCGTAGTTTCTCTTCTAAATAACACAAGAGgctattttttttccaaaaaagaaTCGAATAAGGCTAAAGGGAACAAGGCGCCAAACGGGGCTATTTTTCCACTTTTTCCTTCTGAAACGCCCGTGAAACGTCATGAACATTGCCCTGTGGGGCGTTATTGGTCAAATCACTTTGGTAGGCGTGAAATAATTGAAGGCTTCAATTTGAGAAGAAATAGACGTTGGAGAATCCGAACGGCTATCTACAaatgttttttaatgttttttttttttcaatttacccaattttatttcttatatatatacacatattccCCTAGCAGAAGGTAATACTACAATTATCAGAACATTTTTATGCTCCATCGTGTGTAAAATTAAGATAGGAGCATCTATCTTCCAAATTTTTATTCCATTTATAATTTTTCATCCTTTCATCCATGGATAATGGTATTTCTtcctcatcttcatcatcatcttcttctatTAATTCTATGGGCTCGAACGAATACGATGACGCCGTCGAAAGTGCGGTAGTTTTAGCCTTTAACTTAGTTACACATGTTGTGGccgaaaatgatgatgaagaaccaCCACCGAGGGGATTTCATCGTAGGGTTGTTATTGATAGGCGACGGGAGGAGGCCGAACAACGGTTGATGCAAGACTATTTTGTTGATGCACCAACATTCAACCCGAGGCAATTTAGACGTCGTTTTCGTATGCataaacctttatttttaagGATTACTGGTGACTTGGAGAGGGAGTATAGGTATTTTCAACAAAGATATAATGGTGCCGGGAAGCTTGGATTCACTACGATACAAAAATGTACGTCCGCAATACGACAACTCGCATACGGTTTGGCTAGCGACCAACTAGACGAGTATTTGCACATGTCGGAAAGAACTTCAAGAGAGTCACTCCAACATTTTTGTATAGGTATTTTACTAAAaactttatatgtattatatatatatggttaattGCATGTAATTCAAGTACTAGACAAGCAGCTTATAGTGTTCATCTTCTCCTTATATACGTAGTTGGTGACCTTATGAAGTATTTATAAGTTGAGTTATAAGCAGCTTAGTTCCTACACTAAATACATGCAAACTTGGTTATTATTTCTAGAAATTGGACATATATAAATAGTTGAGTTATTCAAGTTTGACTTGGCTATCAATCACAAAACGGATCGGTTCATAACCCAAAGAAGTTGTCAAATTTATAAAACCTTATTTAGAAATCATAGTGATATAAAAACCTTCATTTAAATGGACTTTGTTGGACTTTGTTGAGACCGAATACATAGTTGGACCTCGATCATGTACCGAATACATAGTTATTCAAGAAAGAGATAGTCTATATCATGTATCGATCATAGGATCACTCTATGAATAGCTAAATTCTCTGTGACCTCGATCCCACGCTAGGACCGATAagtttaactttaaaaattgaGGATAATTTGAATACATATGGACTAAAAATAAAGATCGATCAATCTTACTGTTgatattatttaaaaacaatttgaaCATAAAAAGTTGTTTCTTATCGTTATAAGAATcctaatgttatgttttatatatataaacgaaagTTATATTTGTACcatcactatttttttttccgaacattcagtcggtatgcgacatcagggaaacctcaccgtataatggtaaaGTCTTGCACATACCcgagacaacgagatgttgaccatgggccgttacaagtattcagaggaaaaaccccaagacttgtcatccctagggatcgaactcaagaccttgggtaaaacctgaGATGACTCTAACCAGTTGGACTAGTCATCATTGACTACCATCACTATTTAGTAACGTCCATCATATACAAATTGTATATCTAACTATGTAATTAAGATGATAATACATAATTGTTATACAACCATCAAAAGaaatgatacaaatatcactttCCATACATAAAGTGCTATGTTCTAAATAATATggtaatctatatctatatctatatctataaacctctataatttaaacatattgGCCTTTTATTTTAGAAAGTAAACAGTTTTTTCAGTATTCTCATAATAATATCCCttaagcatattttttcttcttaaaataccccaatttaaacataaaaccatTATATATCATCATTTCTCCATTCTCTCTAATTATAACACTATTTCATCGACCTTTTATCACTCTATGTTGTCGTCTCACCACTGTCCTTCATCTCCACAGCCGCTGCAAGTCTGCAACACATAATGCTCGTAATCAATAAATAGTAATGCACGTACTAATGTATTTGGTGACCATATGTAcgattaaaatattaaatatactCTATTGAAAAATAAGGAAATGATGACACAACTAGGCTtctattgtaacaccccaacaaggcggaaactTGAGGCATTAGTAGAAAAGCTTAgcgtgacatggaaattaagtagaggtgctaaatgcattcaaggattgagtaatccatacataattcaagtacaattacaagttacggatcaaataatgcacaaggagcacaacaccatcaatagtttacaaaagagatagtccaaatgatggctaacgatcctaggcataacccataaacgggtgcaatgaatcacggatccacaaagtccaagctcaatcctatcacatgcaattcaatcatccatcacgtctttgattcacttgattacctgaaaagcgtactaaaaagcgtcaacataaagttggtgagttcgtaggttttgactataagaaacaagtgtcgggataataaccgtttaaccttgatatgaacataattatataattaaatgatcataaaaccttgaaaccttgatttggatcgataaacgatcacacaaccttgaaaccttgattgggtcattaaatgatctcataattgggatcgttaaacgatcaccaagccttgaa
Coding sequences within:
- the LOC122592151 gene encoding uncharacterized protein LOC122592151; the protein is MAENGGDSTTIPLIQDAMAEKISGGRERRRPKEPLWKGEVVKSIVYAGLDAIVTSFSLISSISAGRLSSVDVLVLGFANLVADGISMGFGDYVSSNTERDVAAKERLVAEWEVTNRRRRQEQDLLLRYQALGMNTQDATTVVNIFSKYSNIMIDENMVQNGILSPDEGEKPWKKGLVTFGAFLVFGSAPILAFIILIPFTHNDTHKFIGACVMSALALATLGIAKARIAGQNYAMSIVGTLFNGAIAGFAAYGIGWVLRDVAGLED